Proteins from one Falco cherrug isolate bFalChe1 chromosome 7, bFalChe1.pri, whole genome shotgun sequence genomic window:
- the GNPNAT1 gene encoding glucosamine 6-phosphate N-acetyltransferase isoform X1: MMPVATVMPDDTPMFDPNILHELDWSENTVTFSPAISPLDPGDGLVLRPLCTADLNRGFFKVLGQLTETGVASPEQFIKTFEHMKRSGDYYVTVVEDTNLGQIVATATLVIEHKFTHSCAKRGRIEDVVVSGECRGKQLGKLLTSTLTLLSKRLNCYKITLECLPKNVDFYKKFGYSVSEENYMFQRFFN; this comes from the exons ATGATGCCTGTTGCAACAGTGATGCCTGATGACACACCGATGTTTGACCCAAATATTCTGCATGAACTTGACTGGAGTGAGAACACAGTGACGTTTTCTCCTGCTATTTCTCCTTTAGATCCAGGAGATGGCCTAGTTTTAAGACCGCTTTGCACAGCTGATTTAAATCGAG GCTTTTTTAAGGTTCTGGGTCAGCTGACTGAAACTGGAGTTGCAAGCCCAGAGCAGTTTATCA AAACCTTTGAGCACATGAAGAGATCTGGAGATTACTACGTTACTGTTGTAGAAGACACAAATCTTGGGCAGATTGTTGCTACAGCAACACTGGTTATAGAACATAAGTTCACTCACTCCTGTGCAAAG AGAGGAAGGATAGAAGATGTAGTAGTAAGCGGGGAgtgcagaggaaagcagcttGGTAAACT ATTAACGTCCACCCTTACGCTGCTAAGTAAGAGACTGAACTGTTACAAAATTACACTCGAGTGTCTGCCAAAAAATGTGGATTTCTATAAGAAGTTTGGCTATTCAGTATCTGAAGAAAACTACATGTTTCAACGGTTCTTTAATTAA
- the GNPNAT1 gene encoding glucosamine 6-phosphate N-acetyltransferase isoform X2 has product MMPVATVMPDDTPMFDPNILHELDWSFFKVLGQLTETGVASPEQFIKTFEHMKRSGDYYVTVVEDTNLGQIVATATLVIEHKFTHSCAKRGRIEDVVVSGECRGKQLGKLLTSTLTLLSKRLNCYKITLECLPKNVDFYKKFGYSVSEENYMFQRFFN; this is encoded by the exons ATGATGCCTGTTGCAACAGTGATGCCTGATGACACACCGATGTTTGACCCAAATATTCTGCATGAACTTGACTGGA GCTTTTTTAAGGTTCTGGGTCAGCTGACTGAAACTGGAGTTGCAAGCCCAGAGCAGTTTATCA AAACCTTTGAGCACATGAAGAGATCTGGAGATTACTACGTTACTGTTGTAGAAGACACAAATCTTGGGCAGATTGTTGCTACAGCAACACTGGTTATAGAACATAAGTTCACTCACTCCTGTGCAAAG AGAGGAAGGATAGAAGATGTAGTAGTAAGCGGGGAgtgcagaggaaagcagcttGGTAAACT ATTAACGTCCACCCTTACGCTGCTAAGTAAGAGACTGAACTGTTACAAAATTACACTCGAGTGTCTGCCAAAAAATGTGGATTTCTATAAGAAGTTTGGCTATTCAGTATCTGAAGAAAACTACATGTTTCAACGGTTCTTTAATTAA
- the STYX gene encoding serine/threonine/tyrosine-interacting protein — MELAKPAFPALPQAKEDSEDWTYPMRREMQEILPGLFLGPYSSAMKSKLPILQKHGITHVICIRQNIEANFIKPNFQQLFRYLVLDIADNPVENIIRFFPMTKEFIDGSLQSGGKVLVHGNAGISRSAALVIAYIMETFGVKYRDAFTYVQERRFCINPNAGFVHQLQEYEAIYLAKLTIQMMSPLQLERSLSVPPGSTGSLKRMHEEDEELGTMQVAAAQNG; from the exons gATTGGACCTATCCCATGAGGAGAGAGATGCAG GAAATTTTACCTGGGTTATTTTTAGGCCCATATTCTTCAGCTATGAAAAGCAAG CTACCTATACTTCAGAAACATGGAATAACCCATGTAATATGCATACGACAAAACATTGAAGCAAATTTTATTAAACCAAACTTCCAACAGTTATTTAG GTATTTAGTCTTGGATATTGCAGATAATCCAGTTGAGAATATAATACGTTTTTTCCCTATG actAAAGAATTTATTGATGGAAGTTTACAAAGCGGAG gaAAAGTTCTTGTCCATGGAAATGCAGGGATTTCTAGAAG tgctgccttAGTTATTGCATACATAATGGAAACATTTGGGGTGAAGTACAG ggACGCATTTACTTATGTTCAAGAAAGAAGATTCTGTATTAATCCTAATGCTGGATTTGTCCATCAACTtcag GAATATGAAGCCATCTATCTAGCAAAATTAACCATCCAGATGATGTCACCACTGCAGTTGGAGAGATCCCTCTCGGTTCCACCTGGTTCTACAG GAAGTTTAAAGCGAATGcatgaagaggatgaagaactTGGAACCATGCaagtggcagcagcacagaatgGATGA